A stretch of the Sulfuritortus calidifontis genome encodes the following:
- the carB gene encoding carbamoyl-phosphate synthase large subunit, translating to MPRRTDIESILIIGAGPIIIGQACEFDYSGAQACKALKEEGYRVILVNSNPATIMTDPGMADATYIEPINWQTVEKIIEKEKPDALLPTMGGQTALNCALDLAKHGVLEKHGVEMIGADRDAIDKAEDRQLFKEAMTKIGLGSARSGIAHSMEEAMQVQAGIGFPVIIRPSFTMGGTGGGIAYNMEEFTAICERGLEASPTRELLIEESLIGWKEYEMEVVRDKADNCIIVCSIENLDPMGVHTGDSITVAPAQTLTDREYQIMRNASIAVLREIGVDTGGSNVQFAINPKDGRMIVIEMNPRVSRSSALASKATGFPIAKVAAKLAVGYTLDELKNDITGGVTPASFEPSIDYVVTKVPRFAFEKFPQANDRLTTQMKSVGEVMAIGRTIQESLQKALRGLETGVDGFDEKSAEKNEIEAELGNPGPERLWYVADAFRVGMSLDEVFSYCKIDPWFLAQIEDIVRQEQAIKGRALASLSKDELFVLKRNGFSDRRLAKLLGTDQHAVRKQRWDLAVHPVYKRVDTCAAEFASHTAYMYSSYEEECESQPTDKRKIMVLGGGPNRIGQGIEFDYCCVHASLALREDGFETIMVNCNPETVSTDYDTSDRLYFEPLTLEDVLEIVRIEKPVGVIVQYGGQTPLKLARDLEANGVPIIGTSPDAIDRAEDRERFQQMLHELNLLQPPNRTARAPDEAIRHAAEIGYPLVVRPSYVLGGRAMEIVREEADLQRYMREAVKVSNDSPVLLDRFLNDAIEVDVDALSDGTEVVIGGIMEHIEQAGVHSGDSACSLPPYSLSKALQDELRRQTVAMAKALNVVGLMNVQFAIKGGETIYVLEVNPRASRTVPYVSKATGRPLAKIAARCMAGQSLKSQGVVGEIVPPYYSVKEAVFPFRKFPGVDPMLGPEMKSTGEVMGVAETFGEAYLKAQYAAGEKLPKKGNACLSVRNPEHPHVVEIARELHELGFKLFATRGTAAAITAAGLPVTPVNKVAEGRPHLVDMIKNREIDFIVNVVEDKRAVKDSHSIRAAALAGGVPYFTTLAGGRAACMGMKDRREISVISVQSLHQRLN from the coding sequence ATGCCTAGGCGCACAGACATCGAAAGCATCCTGATCATTGGCGCCGGCCCGATCATCATCGGCCAGGCCTGCGAGTTCGACTATTCCGGCGCCCAGGCCTGCAAGGCGCTGAAGGAAGAGGGTTACCGGGTGATCCTGGTCAATTCCAACCCGGCCACCATCATGACCGATCCGGGCATGGCCGATGCCACCTACATCGAGCCGATCAACTGGCAGACGGTGGAAAAGATCATCGAGAAGGAAAAGCCGGATGCCCTGCTGCCGACCATGGGCGGCCAGACCGCGCTGAACTGCGCGCTCGATCTGGCCAAGCACGGCGTCCTGGAGAAGCACGGCGTCGAGATGATCGGCGCCGACCGCGACGCCATCGACAAGGCCGAAGACCGCCAGCTGTTCAAGGAGGCGATGACCAAGATCGGCCTCGGCTCCGCCCGCTCCGGCATCGCCCACTCCATGGAAGAGGCCATGCAGGTGCAGGCCGGCATCGGCTTCCCGGTCATCATCCGGCCGTCCTTCACCATGGGCGGTACCGGTGGCGGCATCGCCTACAACATGGAGGAATTCACCGCCATCTGCGAGCGCGGCCTCGAGGCCTCGCCCACTCGTGAACTCCTGATCGAGGAATCGCTGATCGGCTGGAAAGAGTATGAGATGGAAGTGGTGCGCGATAAGGCGGACAACTGCATCATCGTCTGCTCGATCGAGAACCTCGACCCCATGGGCGTGCACACCGGCGATTCGATCACCGTCGCCCCGGCCCAGACCCTGACCGACCGCGAATACCAGATCATGCGCAACGCTTCCATCGCGGTACTGCGCGAGATCGGCGTCGATACCGGCGGTTCCAACGTACAGTTCGCGATCAACCCGAAAGACGGCCGCATGATCGTGATCGAGATGAACCCGCGGGTGTCGCGCTCCTCTGCCCTGGCGTCCAAGGCGACCGGCTTCCCCATCGCCAAGGTCGCGGCCAAGCTGGCGGTCGGCTATACGCTGGACGAGCTGAAGAACGACATCACCGGCGGCGTCACCCCGGCCTCGTTCGAGCCCTCGATCGACTACGTGGTGACCAAGGTGCCGCGGTTCGCCTTCGAGAAATTCCCCCAGGCCAACGACCGCCTGACCACCCAGATGAAGTCGGTGGGCGAGGTCATGGCCATCGGCCGTACCATCCAGGAATCGCTGCAGAAGGCCCTGCGTGGCCTGGAGACTGGCGTCGACGGTTTCGACGAGAAGTCGGCCGAGAAGAACGAGATCGAGGCCGAGCTGGGCAACCCCGGCCCCGAGCGGCTGTGGTACGTGGCCGATGCCTTCCGTGTCGGCATGAGCCTGGACGAGGTGTTCAGCTACTGCAAGATCGACCCCTGGTTCCTCGCCCAGATCGAGGACATCGTGCGGCAGGAGCAGGCCATCAAGGGTCGTGCCTTGGCCAGCCTGTCCAAGGACGAATTGTTTGTATTAAAGCGCAACGGCTTTTCCGACCGCCGCCTGGCCAAGCTGCTGGGCACCGACCAGCATGCCGTGCGCAAGCAGCGCTGGGATCTGGCGGTGCATCCGGTCTACAAGCGGGTTGACACCTGCGCCGCCGAGTTCGCCTCGCACACCGCCTACATGTACTCCAGCTACGAAGAGGAGTGCGAATCGCAGCCGACCGACAAGCGCAAGATCATGGTGCTCGGCGGCGGGCCGAACCGCATCGGCCAGGGTATCGAGTTCGACTACTGCTGCGTGCACGCCTCGCTCGCCCTGCGCGAAGACGGCTTCGAGACCATCATGGTCAACTGCAATCCGGAAACCGTCTCCACCGACTACGATACCTCCGACCGGCTCTACTTCGAGCCGCTCACCCTGGAGGATGTGCTGGAGATCGTGCGCATCGAAAAGCCGGTCGGCGTCATCGTTCAGTACGGCGGCCAGACCCCCTTGAAGCTGGCGCGCGACCTCGAGGCCAACGGTGTGCCCATCATCGGCACCAGCCCGGACGCGATCGACCGCGCCGAGGACCGCGAGCGCTTCCAGCAGATGCTGCACGAGTTAAACCTCCTGCAGCCGCCCAACCGTACCGCGCGGGCGCCGGATGAGGCGATACGGCATGCGGCGGAGATCGGCTATCCCCTGGTCGTGCGCCCGTCCTATGTGCTGGGTGGCCGGGCCATGGAGATTGTGCGCGAGGAGGCCGACCTGCAGCGTTACATGCGCGAGGCGGTCAAGGTCTCCAACGACTCGCCGGTGCTGCTCGACCGCTTCCTCAATGACGCGATCGAGGTCGACGTCGATGCCCTGTCCGACGGCACCGAGGTGGTGATCGGCGGCATCATGGAACACATCGAACAGGCCGGCGTGCACTCCGGCGACTCGGCCTGCTCGCTGCCGCCCTACAGCCTGTCCAAGGCCCTGCAGGACGAGTTGCGCCGGCAGACCGTGGCCATGGCCAAAGCCCTCAACGTGGTCGGCTTGATGAACGTGCAGTTCGCCATCAAGGGTGGCGAGACCATCTATGTGCTGGAAGTGAACCCGCGCGCCTCGCGTACCGTGCCCTATGTCTCCAAGGCCACCGGCCGGCCGCTGGCCAAGATCGCCGCGCGCTGCATGGCCGGGCAATCGCTCAAGTCGCAGGGCGTGGTCGGCGAGATCGTGCCGCCCTATTACTCGGTGAAGGAGGCGGTGTTCCCCTTCCGCAAATTCCCCGGCGTCGACCCCATGCTCGGGCCCGAGATGAAGTCGACCGGCGAGGTGATGGGCGTGGCCGAGACCTTCGGCGAGGCCTATCTCAAGGCGCAATACGCCGCCGGCGAGAAGCTGCCGAAGAAGGGCAACGCCTGCCTGTCCGTGCGCAACCCGGAGCATCCGCACGTGGTCGAGATCGCCCGCGAGTTGCACGAACTGGGCTTCAAGTTGTTCGCCACCCGCGGTACCGCGGCGGCGATCACCGCGGCCGGCTTGCCGGTGACCCCGGTGAACAAGGTGGCCGAGGGCCGGCCGCACCTGGTCGACATGATCAAGAACCGCGAGATCGACTTCATCGTCAACGTGGTCGAGGACAAGCGCGCGGTGAAGGATTCCCACTCCATCCGTGCCGCCGCCCTGGCCGGTGGCGTGCCCTACTTCACCACCCTGGCCGGCGGCCGTGCCGCCTGCATGGGTATGAAGGACCGGCGCGAGATCAGCGTGATCTCTGTGCAGTCGCTGCATCAGCGGCTGAATTGA
- the carA gene encoding glutamine-hydrolyzing carbamoyl-phosphate synthase small subunit — protein sequence MSTFLPAILALADGTVFRGYSIGAEGIGIGEVVFNTSITGYQEILTDPSYCRQIVTLTYPHIGNTGANPEDEESGQIHASGLVIRDLPLRASNFRLQQTLPDYLKSKNVVAIAGLDTRRLTRLLREKGAQNGCIMAGKIDEAEALKQARAFPGLAGMDLAKVVTCQAKQAWEEGEWSLGKGFAKPAETPFHVVAYDFGVKRNILRMAAERGCKLTVVPAQTPAKDVLALRPDGVLLSNGPGDPEPCAYAINAIQEILAAKVPTFGICLGHQLLALASGARTVKMKFGHHGANHPVQDLDSKRVMITSQNHGFAVDAATLPANLRATHVSLFDGSLQGIARTDVPAFSFQGHPEASPGPHDVAYLFDRFIKLMQDHKAQHAPLDK from the coding sequence TTGTCGACGTTCTTGCCTGCCATCCTCGCTCTCGCAGACGGCACCGTTTTTCGCGGCTATTCGATCGGTGCTGAGGGCATCGGCATTGGCGAAGTCGTTTTCAATACCTCGATCACCGGCTACCAGGAAATCCTGACCGACCCCTCTTATTGCCGGCAGATCGTCACCCTGACCTATCCCCACATCGGCAATACCGGTGCCAACCCCGAGGACGAGGAATCGGGTCAGATCCATGCCTCCGGCCTGGTGATCCGTGACCTGCCCTTGAGGGCAAGCAATTTCCGCCTGCAGCAGACGCTGCCGGACTACCTGAAATCGAAAAATGTGGTCGCCATCGCCGGCCTCGATACCCGCAGGCTGACCCGCCTGCTGCGGGAAAAGGGCGCCCAGAACGGCTGCATCATGGCCGGCAAGATCGACGAGGCTGAAGCCTTGAAGCAGGCCCGTGCCTTCCCGGGCCTGGCCGGCATGGACCTGGCCAAGGTGGTGACCTGCCAGGCCAAGCAGGCGTGGGAAGAGGGCGAGTGGTCACTCGGCAAGGGCTTTGCCAAGCCGGCCGAGACCCCCTTCCATGTGGTGGCCTACGATTTCGGGGTCAAGCGCAACATCCTGCGCATGGCGGCCGAGCGCGGCTGCAAGCTGACCGTGGTGCCGGCGCAGACGCCGGCCAAGGACGTGCTGGCCCTGAGACCGGATGGCGTCCTGCTGTCCAACGGCCCGGGCGATCCGGAGCCCTGCGCTTACGCGATTAATGCGATCCAGGAAATCCTGGCCGCCAAGGTGCCGACCTTCGGCATCTGCCTGGGGCATCAGCTGCTTGCCTTGGCCAGCGGCGCCCGCACGGTGAAGATGAAATTCGGCCACCACGGCGCCAACCATCCGGTGCAGGACCTGGACAGCAAGCGGGTGATGATCACCAGCCAGAACCACGGTTTTGCCGTCGATGCGGCAACCCTGCCGGCCAACCTGCGCGCCACCCACGTCTCCTTGTTCGACGGTTCGCTGCAGGGCATCGCCCGCACCGACGTGCCGGCCTTCAGCTTCCAGGGCCACCCCGAGGCAAGCCCCGGCCCGCACGACGTGGCCTACCTGTTCGACCGCTTCATCAAGCTCATGCAAGACCACAAGGCACAACATGCCCCGTTGGATAAATAA
- a CDS encoding iron-containing alcohol dehydrogenase, whose amino-acid sequence MRLSQQGVTVDFAFSIARLPRIEFGPGTLKKTAGIATGFGKHILIVTGARSFLDSPHWADLQAELRKMGARWQLLQVGGEPSPELVDQAVQQYKAQDIDVVLGIGGGSALDAAKAIAGLLRPGNSVLDHLEGVGPELPYRGPGTPFIAVPTTAGTGSEATKNAVLSTRGSHGFKKSFRDDKLVAEYAIVDPDLLASCPPAILAANGMDAFTQLLESYVSSRANPFTDALALSGLEAARDSLLPWYEGTADAGACRSRMAYAALLSGITLAQVGLGSVHGLASPLGAFFPIPHGAVCGTLVAAATRVNIEAMRAREPGNIALKKYADIGRLLSRQTLADDAAITALIETLEDWTRRLQLPRLSAYGINPGDFERIAANSRGSSMKTNPIALTDGEISRILAERI is encoded by the coding sequence ATGCGCCTCTCACAACAAGGAGTTACCGTGGATTTCGCCTTCAGCATCGCCCGCCTGCCGCGCATCGAGTTCGGCCCCGGCACACTCAAGAAGACCGCCGGCATCGCCACCGGTTTCGGCAAACACATCCTGATCGTCACCGGCGCCCGTTCCTTCCTGGATAGCCCGCACTGGGCCGATCTGCAAGCCGAGCTCCGGAAGATGGGCGCCCGCTGGCAACTGCTGCAGGTTGGTGGCGAACCCTCGCCGGAGCTGGTCGACCAGGCCGTGCAGCAATACAAAGCACAAGACATCGACGTCGTACTCGGCATCGGTGGCGGCAGCGCCCTGGATGCGGCCAAGGCCATCGCCGGCCTGCTGCGGCCGGGCAACTCGGTGCTCGACCATCTGGAGGGCGTCGGCCCGGAACTGCCCTATCGCGGCCCCGGCACGCCCTTTATCGCCGTGCCGACCACCGCCGGCACCGGCTCGGAGGCGACCAAGAACGCCGTGCTCAGCACCCGCGGCAGCCACGGCTTCAAGAAGTCCTTCCGCGACGACAAGCTGGTGGCCGAATACGCCATCGTTGACCCCGACCTGCTCGCCAGCTGCCCGCCAGCTATTTTGGCAGCCAACGGCATGGATGCCTTCACCCAGCTCCTGGAATCCTATGTTTCGAGCAGAGCCAACCCCTTCACCGATGCCCTCGCCTTGAGCGGGCTGGAAGCCGCGCGCGACAGTCTGCTGCCCTGGTACGAGGGCACCGCCGATGCCGGCGCCTGCCGCAGCCGCATGGCCTATGCGGCACTGCTGTCGGGCATCACCCTGGCCCAGGTCGGCCTCGGCTCGGTACACGGCCTGGCCTCGCCGCTCGGCGCCTTCTTCCCCATCCCGCACGGCGCGGTCTGTGGCACCCTGGTCGCAGCCGCCACCCGGGTCAACATTGAAGCGATGCGGGCACGCGAACCGGGCAATATCGCGCTGAAGAAATACGCCGACATCGGCCGCCTGCTGAGCCGGCAAACGCTTGCCGACGATGCGGCCATTACCGCGCTAATCGAGACCCTGGAAGATTGGACACGGCGACTGCAGCTGCCGCGACTGTCGGCCTACGGCATCAACCCAGGCGACTTCGAGCGGATTGCCGCCAACAGCCGCGGCAGCAGCATGAAGACCAACCCAATCGCGCTGACCGACGGGGAAATCAGCCGGATTCTGGCGGAACGGATCTAA
- the recX gene encoding recombination regulator RecX — translation MAKSNRALGLRERALNLLARREHSRAELARKLAPHGEADEIAALLDDLEQRKQLSDARYAESLAHARAGKYGSRRLAHELREKGVGEGLIADAVAEAREGDLAAARVAWAKKFGAPPSDANEQARQYRFLLGRGFPNEVVRRVVGGDED, via the coding sequence TTGGCGAAGAGTAATCGCGCGCTCGGCCTGCGCGAGCGGGCGCTCAATCTGCTGGCCCGGCGCGAACACAGCCGGGCCGAGCTGGCGCGCAAGCTGGCGCCGCACGGCGAGGCCGACGAGATCGCGGCGCTGCTCGACGACCTCGAGCAGCGCAAGCAACTGTCGGATGCCCGTTATGCCGAATCCCTGGCGCATGCGCGCGCGGGCAAATACGGCAGCCGGCGTCTGGCCCATGAGCTACGGGAAAAGGGGGTTGGCGAGGGCTTGATCGCCGATGCTGTGGCCGAGGCGCGCGAGGGCGATCTCGCGGCTGCGCGTGTGGCCTGGGCCAAGAAGTTTGGCGCCCCGCCGAGCGACGCCAACGAGCAGGCGCGCCAATACCGTTTCCTGCTCGGCCGCGGTTTTCCGAATGAGGTGGTGCGCCGCGTGGTCGGCGGTGATGAGGATTAG
- the recA gene encoding recombinase RecA, with translation MAATVSAEDKMKALSAALGQIEKQFGKGSVMRMGDGSVMEDLQVVSTGSLGLDVALGVGGLPRGRIVEIYGPESSGKTTLTLQVVAEMQKQGGTAAFIDAEHALDPSYAQKLGVNVSELLISQPDTGEQALEIADMLVRSGGVDVIVIDSVAALTPKAEIEGEMGDSHVGLHARLMSQALRKLTANIKRTNTLVIFINQIRMKIGVMFGNPETTTGGNALKFYSSVRLDIRRIGAIKKGEEVVGSETRVKVVKNKVSPPFKEAIFDILYGEGISREGEIIELGVAQKLIDKAGAWYSYQGEKIGQGKDNAREYLKEHPEVAEEIEAQIRENLGVKMPGAESVGEE, from the coding sequence ATGGCAGCCACCGTATCCGCAGAAGACAAGATGAAGGCCCTGAGCGCCGCGCTCGGCCAGATCGAGAAACAGTTCGGCAAGGGCTCGGTCATGCGCATGGGCGACGGCTCGGTGATGGAAGACCTGCAGGTGGTCTCCACCGGCTCGCTGGGCCTGGACGTGGCGCTCGGCGTCGGCGGCCTGCCGCGCGGCCGGATCGTCGAGATCTACGGCCCGGAATCCTCGGGCAAGACCACGCTGACCCTGCAGGTGGTGGCCGAGATGCAGAAACAGGGCGGCACCGCCGCCTTCATCGACGCCGAGCACGCGCTCGACCCGAGCTACGCCCAGAAGCTGGGCGTCAACGTCTCCGAGCTGCTGATCTCCCAGCCCGATACCGGCGAGCAGGCGCTGGAGATCGCCGACATGCTGGTGCGCTCCGGCGGCGTCGACGTCATCGTCATCGACTCGGTGGCGGCGCTGACGCCCAAGGCCGAGATCGAGGGCGAGATGGGCGACTCCCACGTCGGCCTCCATGCCCGCCTGATGAGTCAGGCCCTGCGCAAGCTCACCGCCAACATCAAGCGGACCAATACCCTGGTCATCTTCATCAACCAGATCCGCATGAAGATCGGCGTCATGTTCGGCAACCCCGAGACCACCACCGGCGGCAACGCGCTCAAGTTCTATTCCTCGGTGCGCCTGGACATCCGCCGCATCGGCGCGATCAAGAAGGGCGAAGAGGTGGTCGGTTCCGAAACCCGGGTGAAGGTGGTGAAGAACAAGGTCTCGCCCCCGTTCAAGGAGGCGATCTTCGACATCCTCTACGGCGAAGGCATCTCCCGCGAGGGCGAGATCATCGAGCTGGGCGTGGCGCAGAAGCTGATCGACAAGGCCGGTGCCTGGTACTCCTATCAGGGCGAGAAGATCGGCCAGGGCAAGGACAACGCGCGCGAATACCTGAAGGAGCACCCGGAAGTGGCCGAGGAGATCGAGGCCCAGATCCGCGAGAACCTGGGCGTGAAGATGCCGGGTGCCGAGAGCGTTGGCGAAGAGTAA
- a CDS encoding helix-turn-helix transcriptional regulator, translating to MISKEKMRLDVKWATQQRLQYIEIMAFYTGVVSRSDVARAFGISDPAATKDLKLYGDLAPGNLSYNHNVFGFVPTEHFSAAFADLSPAAVLPVIAANLAVAGGPYGATSIYGLPTASLPLPARLPGPQVLAQITRAIHGRRKLRAQYRSLSDRDSQNLRNIEPHSLVDTGLRWHVRAYSEDTGDFRDFVLSRFSQAQCLDEAAESSLEYDEDWVERVTLELGPHSGLDAQKRESLLLDYGADGEVIAITVRRALIGYILQRLGVDTTKDHSLNPNAYQLMLLNRDEIEPFAAWAFR from the coding sequence ATGATTTCCAAAGAGAAAATGCGCCTGGACGTGAAATGGGCGACGCAGCAGCGGCTGCAATATATCGAGATCATGGCCTTCTACACCGGGGTGGTCAGCCGCAGCGACGTCGCCCGCGCCTTCGGCATCTCCGACCCGGCCGCGACCAAGGACCTCAAGCTCTACGGCGACCTGGCGCCGGGCAACCTCAGCTACAACCACAACGTCTTCGGCTTCGTGCCGACCGAACACTTCAGCGCCGCCTTCGCCGACCTGAGCCCCGCCGCCGTGCTGCCGGTCATCGCCGCCAACCTCGCGGTGGCCGGCGGGCCTTACGGCGCAACCTCGATCTACGGCCTGCCCACCGCCAGTCTGCCCCTGCCCGCCCGGCTGCCCGGCCCGCAGGTGCTGGCCCAGATCACCCGCGCCATCCACGGCCGCAGGAAGCTGCGGGCACAGTACCGCTCGCTGTCCGACCGCGACAGCCAAAACCTGCGCAACATCGAGCCGCACAGCCTGGTCGACACCGGCCTGCGCTGGCATGTCCGCGCCTATAGCGAGGACACCGGCGACTTCCGCGACTTCGTGCTGTCACGCTTCAGCCAAGCCCAGTGCCTGGACGAGGCGGCGGAATCGAGCCTGGAATACGACGAGGACTGGGTGGAGAGGGTGACGCTGGAGCTGGGACCGCACAGCGGCCTCGACGCCCAGAAACGGGAAAGCCTGCTCCTGGATTACGGTGCGGACGGCGAGGTCATCGCGATCACGGTCCGCCGCGCCCTGATCGGCTATATCCTGCAGCGCCTCGGGGTCGACACCACAAAGGACCACTCGCTCAATCCCAACGCCTACCAGCTGATGCTGCTCAACCGCGACGAGATCGAGCCGTTCGCCGCCTGGGCCTTCCGCTAA
- the pncC gene encoding nicotinamide-nucleotide amidase, producing MAVNELDTLSMQLGEALLARGWRLATAESCTGGWVAQAVTAIAGSSNWFDRGFVTYSNEAKQDMLAVRADSLARHGAVSEAVVREMVAGALARSRADLALAISGIAGPTGGSAEKPVGTVWIAWGLRDGVQRAQRFHFDGDRTAVRRQSVLAALQGGLSLLQSN from the coding sequence ATGGCTGTGAACGAACTGGACACCTTGTCGATGCAATTGGGCGAGGCCCTGCTGGCGCGCGGCTGGCGCCTGGCCACGGCCGAGTCTTGCACCGGCGGCTGGGTGGCCCAGGCGGTCACCGCGATCGCGGGCAGTTCCAATTGGTTCGACCGTGGCTTCGTTACCTACAGCAACGAGGCCAAGCAGGACATGCTGGCTGTGCGCGCCGACAGCCTGGCCCGACACGGCGCGGTGAGCGAGGCAGTGGTGCGCGAGATGGTCGCCGGCGCCCTGGCCCGCAGCCGCGCCGACCTCGCCCTGGCGATCAGCGGCATTGCCGGGCCGACCGGCGGCAGCGCGGAAAAACCCGTGGGCACGGTCTGGATCGCCTGGGGGCTGCGCGATGGTGTGCAGCGGGCACAGCGGTTTCACTTCGACGGCGATCGCACCGCCGTGCGCCGTCAGTCAGTGCTGGCTGCGCTGCAGGGGGGCTTGTCCCTGCTGCAGTCAAATTAG
- a CDS encoding phosphatidylglycerophosphatase A — MQADWRFVRAHPAHFLAFGLGSGLAPKAPGTAGTLVALPLYFLLAPLGGWYWLAVALALLIGIWACDVAGRALGVHDHGGIVWDEIAAFLLVLPFAPQTLVGFVLAFALFRLFDIWKPFPIRWFDRQVPGGLGVMLDDLLAAGYAILCLMGIAPWL, encoded by the coding sequence GTGCAGGCCGACTGGCGTTTCGTCCGTGCTCATCCGGCCCACTTTCTGGCTTTTGGTTTGGGCAGTGGCCTCGCGCCGAAGGCGCCGGGCACCGCCGGCACCCTGGTCGCGCTGCCGCTCTATTTTCTGCTGGCCCCGCTCGGCGGCTGGTATTGGCTGGCCGTGGCGCTGGCGCTACTGATCGGCATCTGGGCCTGCGATGTGGCCGGGCGCGCCCTGGGCGTGCACGACCATGGCGGCATCGTCTGGGACGAGATCGCGGCCTTTCTCCTGGTGCTGCCGTTCGCGCCTCAGACACTCGTCGGCTTTGTTCTGGCCTTTGCGCTGTTTCGCCTGTTCGATATCTGGAAGCCGTTCCCGATCCGCTGGTTCGACCGCCAGGTGCCGGGCGGCCTGGGGGTGATGCTGGACGACCTGCTGGCGGCCGGCTATGCCATTCTGTGTCTCATGGGGATTGCGCCATGGCTGTGA
- the thiL gene encoding thiamine-phosphate kinase, protein MSSEFELIAKFFTRASPSARLGVGDDAALIAPTPGMELAISADMLVAGTHFLPDADPFDLGHKALAVNLSDLAAMGAQPRWALLSLALPQADEAWLAPFSRGFLALAAEHGVDLIGGDTTRGPLNLSVTILGEVEAGRALRRDAAQAGDAIWVSGELGGAALGLQHLLGERSLPPVEAAACLARLRRPQPRIALGRRLLGLAHACIDISDGLLADLGHILERSNLGAEIRLAELPLAAPVASRLGESQALRAALAGGDDYELCFTAPADRAAAIRAAAAAAGVPVACIGHITAEAGLKLLDAEGRPMPLHETGFDHFARR, encoded by the coding sequence ATGTCTTCCGAATTCGAACTCATCGCCAAGTTCTTCACCCGTGCCAGTCCCTCGGCGCGGCTGGGGGTCGGCGACGATGCCGCACTGATCGCGCCGACCCCCGGCATGGAGCTGGCCATCTCGGCCGACATGCTGGTGGCCGGTACCCATTTCCTGCCTGACGCCGATCCCTTTGATCTGGGCCACAAGGCCCTGGCGGTGAACCTGTCGGACCTCGCCGCCATGGGTGCCCAACCGCGCTGGGCCCTGCTCTCGCTCGCCCTGCCGCAGGCCGACGAGGCCTGGCTGGCGCCGTTCAGCCGCGGGTTTCTCGCGCTGGCCGCCGAGCATGGCGTCGACCTGATCGGCGGCGACACCACGCGCGGGCCGCTCAATCTTTCCGTCACCATCCTGGGCGAGGTCGAGGCCGGCCGGGCCTTGCGCCGCGATGCGGCGCAGGCGGGCGATGCGATCTGGGTCTCGGGCGAACTGGGCGGTGCGGCGCTGGGTCTGCAGCACCTTCTGGGCGAGCGGTCTTTGCCGCCGGTCGAGGCCGCGGCCTGTCTGGCCCGCCTGCGCCGGCCGCAGCCGCGCATCGCCCTCGGTCGCCGGCTGCTCGGTCTTGCTCATGCCTGCATCGACATCTCCGATGGCCTGCTGGCCGACCTCGGTCACATCCTGGAACGCTCAAATCTGGGCGCGGAGATTCGGCTGGCCGAGCTGCCGCTGGCTGCCCCAGTCGCCAGCCGCCTGGGCGAGTCGCAGGCCCTGCGTGCGGCCCTGGCCGGCGGCGACGACTACGAGCTGTGCTTCACCGCCCCGGCCGATCGTGCGGCGGCGATCCGCGCCGCTGCGGCAGCGGCCGGCGTGCCGGTCGCCTGCATCGGCCACATCACCGCCGAGGCCGGGCTGAAACTGCTCGACGCCGAGGGTCGGCCCATGCCGCTGCATGAGACCGGCTTCGACCACTTCGCGAGGCGCTGA
- the nusB gene encoding transcription antitermination factor NusB → MAQTRGNRRIARELVLRALYQWQLTGDDYARLLVQAEEAEEYAQANTTFLKGLLDGILKESAALDAALAPCLDRKVEELSPIEHGVLLIGAYELSHSLDVPYKVAINESVELAKRYGGTDGHKFVNGVLDKLAKSVRSVEVEAAGR, encoded by the coding sequence ATGGCTCAGACGCGAGGCAACCGCCGCATCGCCCGGGAACTGGTCCTGCGCGCGCTGTACCAGTGGCAGCTGACCGGCGACGATTACGCCAGGCTGCTGGTGCAGGCCGAGGAGGCCGAGGAGTACGCTCAGGCCAACACGACCTTTCTCAAGGGCCTGCTCGACGGCATCTTGAAAGAGTCGGCGGCGCTGGATGCGGCCCTGGCGCCCTGCCTCGATCGCAAGGTCGAGGAGCTGTCGCCGATCGAGCACGGCGTGCTGCTGATCGGCGCCTACGAACTCAGCCACAGCCTGGACGTACCCTACAAGGTGGCGATCAACGAATCGGTCGAGCTGGCCAAGCGCTACGGCGGCACCGACGGCCACAAGTTCGTCAACGGCGTGCTCGACAAGCTGGCCAAGTCGGTCCGCTCGGTGGAAGTCGAGGCCGCGGGCAGGTGA